The Elaeis guineensis isolate ETL-2024a chromosome 13, EG11, whole genome shotgun sequence genome includes a region encoding these proteins:
- the LOC105056700 gene encoding FCS-Like Zinc finger 13, translated as MAQRSRPTIRKLPDPIHACDRPFWPADVSPSPLERNPLSPKGWKNRESDGIGLGIVAALEKAGGEGSKKLVVGAPSFHATAPIVINSPGTAGRSRWCVDVSELRCGGSCATTTSGCCCGGGKGGEDLRWRELGHFWGSTKRVPEEAPAFQLADFLSYCYLCRKRLHGKDIYMYRGEKAFCSMECRYRQIVSDEYQEKCGSEVSKPSDHVSSSPYSSGQLFFTGIVAA; from the exons ATGGCCCAGAGATCCCGGCCGACCATCCGGAAGCTACCGGACCCGATACACGCCTGCGACCGGCCATTTTGGCCCGCCGACGTGTCCCCAAGCCCGCTGGAGCGCAACCCGCTGTCGCCGAAGGGGTGGAAGAATCGGGAATCGGATGGCATTGGGCTGGGCATCGTGGCGGCCCTCGAGAAGGCCGGCGGGGAGGGTTCGAAGAAGCTCGTCGTGGGTGCGCCGAGTTTCCACGCGACGGCGCCGATAGTGATCAATTCTCCGGGGACCGCCGGGAGAAGTAGATGGTGTGTAGATGTGTCCGAATTGAGATGCGGCGGAAGCTGCGCAACTACGACAAGTGGGTGTTGTTGTGGTGGGGGTAAAGGCGGTGAGGATTTGAGATGGAGGGAGCTGGGTCACTTTTGGGGGTCGACGAAGAGGGTTCCCGAAGAAGCGCCGGCGTTCCAGCTGGCTGACTTCCTGAGCTATTGCTACTTGTGCCGGAAGAGGCTCCACGGCAAAGATATATACATGTACAG AGGGGAGAAGGCGTTTTGTAGCATGGAGTGCCGGTACCGGCAAATCGTAAGCGACGAGTACCAGGAGAAATGTGGATCAGAAGTTTCGAAGCCATCTGATCATGTCTCGAGCTCACCATACTCCAGTGGACAGCTCTTCTTTACAGGCATCGTGGCAGCCTAG